The DNA window atttttcatatttattttttattttaacatttttaataatttttaagttttaagtttaatgttgtgttgttggcacAACTGACAGCCGTAACCATCATGaaataactgcagttcctctcttttgtgccagagagcagcaaaatgcgtttttaaattccagttgaagttatttgttatttcatttttttttttttttcatattttttttttataggctACTTGTAGGATATAATAgccaaaagataaacaacaaataccaaagctacggtctcccccgcgtcctccgaccgcggccaacactgtttaacagacgagcttcagtagatagaactttgcggttttggtgcttccgtatAGTTTGtgctggagtctgagtctgaacagcgtagacacacgcgagcaAGCATGGAAaaggttacaaacagtccctttaaggaccAAATAAAGTTGTGTTACGTTACCCAAATGATTTAGCTAAGTTACAGCTTATCTTTAGAAAAATACCAAATCATGTTTAATCCGTTTTATCTTAACTAATTAACATCATGTCGTCTTCAATGCAGCAGGGGGGACAGCGGCCACACtggttaaaaataatatatatatatatatatatatatatatatatatatatatataattgggAAGAATCCTCTTGGGATGACTTTACGTGGTGAGTTTGCCAAATTTAGATGAGTCCACTTAATGTATTAATTAGTCAAGCTTCCTAACATTATGGCAAACATATTAAAACACttacttatatatttttattgttttttttattttatgttggttttgtttaatttctgttgtccttttatgtttgtcacagctctttgtttatgttttcgctatgcttcttttctatgtaaatgtttttaattgttttctgctgttactatgtatagtgtaattttgaaataaaaataaataaataaatatataaaatattaaaacacgTCTTCTGTTAGCCAGCATGACGCATTGACGTTACCTGGAGGTTGCTAGGCTACAGCATTTACGTTAGCTAGCGAATAGCAAGgtagctaacagctaatgctAATTTACCTGCGTTCTCTTCATTCACAGATTCATCATTCGGCGTCTCAGACTCTAAGAAACTGACTAAAAGGGTTCTCAACATAGCCCACTACGAAATAATACCAAACTGCACCGTCTAGAGTATAATACATCATAGTTTAACGGGAGTTTAACGGAGTAAAGCGTCGGTTGGTTTCCTCTCCACACCTGTCTGCTCTCCCGCTCCCAGCATGCCCCGCGGCTCCAACTGACATCGAAACGTGACCTGAGGTGCGTTCAGGTACCGGCGGTGTCATATTATCCTCCTGAgacctgagacccagcccattgacatgtgtcctctgtagtggacataTTGTccacgacggagtattagggccacattgaggagaaaaaaataaatctgagattatgagaataaagtcataatattacgagaataaagccataggtttacgagaaaaaagacgtaatattatgagaataaagtcataatattatgagaataaattcataggtttacgagaaaaaagccgtaatattatgagattaaagtcataatattatgagagtaaattcataggtttacgagaaaaaagccgtaatattatgagaataaagtcataatattatgagaataaattcataggtttacgagaaaaaagccgtaatattatgagaataaattcataggtttacaagaaaaaagccgtaatattatgagaataaagtcataatattatgagaataaattcataggtttacgagaaaaaagccgtaatattatgagaataaattcataggtttacgagaaaaaagccgtaatattatgagaataaagtcataatattatgagaataaattcataggtttacgagaaaaaagccgtaatattatgagaataaagtcataatattatgagaataaattcataggtttacgagaaaaaagccgtaatattatgagaataaattcataggtttacaagaaaaaagccgtaatattatgagaataaagtcataatattatgagaataaattcataggtttacgagaaaaaagccgtaatattatgagaataaattcataggtttacgagaaaaaagccgtaatattatgagaataaagtcataatattatgagaataaattcataggtttacgagaaaaaagccgtaatattatgagaataaagtcataatattatgagaataaattcataggtttacgagaaaaaagccgtaatattatgagaataaattcataggtttacaagaaaaaagccgtaatattatgagaataaagtcataatattatgagaataaattcataggtttacgagaaaaaagccgtaatattatgagaataaattcataggtttacgagaaaaaagccgtaatattatgagaataaagtcataatattatgagaataaattcataggtttacgagaaaaaagccgtaatattatgagaataaagtcataatattatgagaataaattcataggtttacgagaaaaaagccgtaatattatgagaataaattcataggtttacaagaaaaaagccgtaatattatgagaataaagtcataatattatgagaataaattcataggtttacgagaaaaaaaacgtaatactatgagaataaagtcataatattatgagaataaattcataggtttacgagaaaaaagccgtaatattatgagaataaagtcataatattatgagaataaattcataggtttacgagaaaaaagccgtaatattatgagaataaagtcataatattatgagaataaattcataggtttacgagaaaaaaaagtcgttatattatgataataaagccataggtttaagagaaaaaagtcgtaatattataaagtagtaattttacgtgttattttctttttttcttgtacagttatgactttattctcataatattacaactttttttctcgtaaagttatgactttattcttgtaacattacgacttttgctaaaaacagtgctttactgttaatacaaaagaagaCCTGTTAAATTaggctcataggccgttttttaactgaactataatgcattcttaaaaaacagccctttactgctgatcaactgtctaaagtatcatcagtaacagtttcatgcagcatttttttaattctgggacctgatctgcacatttgaggcttgtacattgtacatgattgtaaatcagtgaattagctctggttttcactcacatgttgttatggtttgcatgctgtgcttgtagccagctatagacacacattttgggaaaagtgtcaacaagtctattatagctttttcctaacaagtgcctttaattgtatttagtgtgactattcctatgtctgtaacctgctaagtctattcatctaggcaaaaaataatgtttattaaaatgtatgtaaaaaatacaacctaaatagtgcattaaaacaaatcagtaagataatctaaaagaaaggtgaaaaacagctatataatgtatttttaaacagtaaattatatgtaaaatactgtgaaataaaaataaaaaaataccagttcaaactgtatttttcattaacagtacaaagctgtacatttcagcgacagtataataatgttaattttacagtaacataaaggcaaccctgctgccagttctttactgttattttactgggaaattcttaacagtgcataTTTTGTGCATTACATGTTATCATGTAATTATTACATAGTAGTGACTTCTGATGTTATAGacattttacagtgaaaataaactgtTATTTGTTGTATAGGTTGTTTTTAAGGCCCCTTGTAAATGGGACCCCACTTTTAACCaggtgcaataaaaaaaaaaactattatcaCGTGACACTACAGCATGGTTGTCATGGAAACGAGCATCCTCATCCGAACAACATCCGGGCTCTCAACTGCGAACAGGCAAAAGCGACACGGTGAAAGAAATCGAGCAGATATCAACCTTAACTTCATCTGTGGTGAGTACGAGTCATTCACAGTCTCCGTGATATGAACCACAGTGTCACAGAGCGCCATTTACAGGTTAAATGTGTGAAATAACAGGTAAAAGGAGGAGTTGGATGTGGTATCTACCTCTGTTGCTGCCAGGGTAAACTAACAAAATGTGATTTCCGTTCAGGACCTTCAAAGTAAAACCGCTTATCCTTGCTTGTAAGCTAATGCTCATGTTTTTGCGGCATTgggaggaaataaaaacaaagaaaatcaacacaaaacataacataagtGGCAGTAAAGAATACATGTATAGAGTGAGAGTATACCTTCATAATTTTGATTCCACATTTGTCAGTGTGCTTTTATTTGGAAGACAAAGTCACCTTACTTCCGGCTGTTTTACTGTATAACTTCACAATGCAGCATCAGATGCACTAGCATCTTTTAAAACTAGACAGCCtgaatattaatgtttttaatgttccaaccaggtctgcaggacagataataatgcacacagtgcactttagactaagctattggagttaccctgcactatactctgTTTTAACAGTcccttctgcactatactcaattttaacagtctcttctgcactatactctgttttaacagtctcttctgcactatagtcacttttttaatagtcctgtatcacagctgttaccctgcactatattcatttctaacagttttcttcatctccttgtatttttatatctggtacatttttttgtactttatactttgcactactaacctttttactgcctttttactaacatgtttttacactatggaactgtgatgctggaaacttgaatatccctcgggatcaataaagttactatctatctatctatctatctatctatctatctatctatctatctatttatctatctatctatctaacatACACAATGAAATGGTTATATATACGGATGTTGTCACTAATGAACACTAGCAAACCatctttgtttgtctttgtcttgaATTAGAGACCTGATGCTCTACTCTATAGGCTGTATTTGGGTCAGAGAACAAATGacctttgtaaaaaaaaaaaaatgcgtaCACACATTGAAGGAGTGCTTGGCATTAGACTGAATTCCTGTTCCACATTCCCCTCACAGCTGGTTGTCATGCAGGGAAACAGGAATGGGATGATCCCGTTCCCACCACCCATCAGCAGAGACAGGGTCATCAGGGAATTCCCAAAGGTAGACCTATACGTCCTCTTTTTTCCCCAATATGGTCTGCTTCAGTTTAATTTaggtacaagaaaaaaacagtctttTACTGTGAGATGGTTAAAATGGTAGGAGCGGCAGACTAGAAGATGTTAATTTTATTGGAAACGCGTGACTTCTAACTGACTTTACTCAGATAGTGAAGTCAGTGTCACATCACAGACAGCACTCAGGGTAATTATGGGCTGTTGcagtcagccaatcacagaccCAGTCAACATATCCTTCTGCCCTCGAAATCTTCTCCAAACAATACATTAAGGCTTTTTTATTCGGACAGGAATCTATGATGTTTAACTTCTTCTAATGGGGTCAGCTCACTTGTTTGCCTGGGAACCCTGCAAGTGGTTCTATCcaatattatacattatatgccAGTACCAGACCTAAATATCTTAAATTGCATTGTTAAGTTTCAATGGTTTTGTATACAGTTAAATATATAATCATAACTTCTGTTGTAGAagtcttttaaaatgttgtggCTTCTCTTGTTCTTGCTGTTCTTTTCTAGTCCTGTTCTGGTACGTTAGGATTACTGTCTTTTTCTATTTTGTAATGATGAACTTGAACTTATCTTCATCTTACAGTAACTGGCATTAAtagtcttaaagggacagtgtgtaggatttggcaatatctagtggtgtggttgcagattgcaaccatctgAGTACCCTTCAACTCACTCCTATCTTTTtaaagactgcggtaacgtgagccgccgagtgcaaaaccgtggtaacgccgttgaggtgattatacactaatgaaaacatagttattaatattatactccATTTCTGCCATTACATCCCCCGaagtgttacacactgttcctttaaagtggcagtaggcagtatatttttggcatcattgggcaaaaattccataataacctttcagcatattttaattcaagtgttctgagagacttctgcacctcctcatggctctgttttcaggctttagaaaatctagcctgtgacgggagactttgaccaatcacaggtcatttcattgagaaagcgttcctattggctgtgctccggtcatgtgaccggtacttggcgtcccttcaccagatttaacaatggcggcagcgtcacaatctttctaattttacagctaaacagtacattacaagatgattctgagaacatttgatgtgaaaaataggcattacagtaacataatattgattcatatttgatcagcgctgcctagtttgaccgtttggttggagtttgcgagtgattgacagccggctctcatagactgcagatggacagcagacctcagatcagctgttactgcttgttttcctgcggtctgtgaaatcttgcagaagccgttaggagcaccggaggacactggaggacacagaggaacatgatataCCTGtgtcatgtactactgtcatgatatagcgaccgtttcataaaaaatactttttttaatcatatttgctccaatctcgcctccttcagctttaaaggtgccaaatttgaaattcagagcatagcTCCAGTACagttgcctccacatggctctcaacatggcagtaACGTACGGTCCCGTTCGTTTCAGTGGTACTCGCCTAATGCCGCTCTGCAGCTGAAGAACGACTGGGACGTTCAGGCTAAAGCAGCCTGTAAGGACGGAGCCGCCAGGCACCAGCCGTGAGTCCACGCGTCCTTCTTAGCTTTGCTTGAACATCACATGAAAACCACTTACATCTCACTGATGTTAAAGAGCCGTTGTCTCCTTTAAAGGTGGGACCGccagaaaatgtcaaaagtggTGGTTGTTGGAGACCTTAATGTGGGGAAGACCTGCCTCATTAACAGGTACGTTATCAACAATTAGCCAATTATGACATAacctaaaaagaaaacaacaacttgCTTTGTTTATGCTGTTTTCAGGTTTTGTAAAGACGTATTTGAAAGAGACTACAAGGCCACCAttggtgtggactttgagaTTGAGAGGTTTGAGGTATCTGGAGTACCTTTCTCTCTCCAGATGTGAGTAGTTTAATTTTGAATAAGTAATTCTTCATACATGTACCTTTAGAGAATTAatttttactgtgtgtttttttttatagctggGATACTGCTGGGCAGGAAAAATTCAAGTGCATCTCTTCTGCGTACTACAGAGGTGCTCAGGGTAGGAAGTTAGTGTGATAACAAGTTTGATGCTAGGTGAGACCAGTTGACATTGTAGCTGGTGTAAATTAATAATGCTTCTTGTTTATCTTTTCCAGTCATTATCACAGTCTTTGACATGGCAGACATTAAGTCCCTAGATCATACACGGTAGGTCTGTCGTTGGGGGAAGTCTGCAATAGAAACGTGAATGCACTGTGATTGGGAATGGAATATTTTATTATTCCAGCAGTGTAAGATCACCAAGTTTAGTCCAATATATTACACTACCAGACTACAGACTGCAGATCACTCTTA is part of the Sebastes umbrosus isolate fSebUmb1 chromosome 12, fSebUmb1.pri, whole genome shotgun sequence genome and encodes:
- the rab36 gene encoding ras-related protein Rab-36, with the translated sequence LSRDTTAWLSWKRASSSEQHPGSQLRTGKSDTVKEIEQISTLTSSVLVVMQGNRNGMIPFPPPISRDRVIREFPKWYSPNAALQLKNDWDVQAKAACKDGAARHQPWDRQKMSKVVVVGDLNVGKTCLINRFCKDVFERDYKATIGVDFEIERFEVSGVPFSLQIWDTAGQEKFKCISSAYYRGAQVIITVFDMADIKSLDHTRQWLDEAMRENEPDSCYIFLVGTKSDLLPSEERQRTEKDAIRIATEMRAELWAVSAKTGENVQGFFFRVAALAFEKCVLKETENGLPATIGRGDTIKSDRANLEEAAPQDTRRSCC